From the Hymenobacter yonginensis genome, one window contains:
- a CDS encoding hybrid sensor histidine kinase/response regulator transcription factor, protein MAAGGWWAMLLLVAGCQPVAKEAVYRIGFSQCTTNDAWRKAMLAGMQKELSFHPNVEFQMLDAHNNSDLQRRQVRELIRQRVDLLLISPNQSGPLTELAEAAYNQGIPVVILDRRTTSRLYTAYVGGNNLEVGRTAGHYAAQLLQGRGQVLEITGTPGSSPATDRDKGFRQALAAHPGVQLAAQVEGNWLPGSVMEQLPAVLRAHPETKLIFAHNDPMARAAYQVARRLGIERRLRIIGVDGLAGPGNGLQLVEEGIIQATLLYQTGGEEAIRTALRILRHEPFLKDNVLGTMVIDSSNVTTMRTQTEQLVDQQQDLEGQQRHLREQQRRYANQELTVYLLLASLLGAVVLGALAWRSSRLNRRIRRMVEGQNAEISAQRNQIAELAEEARRSSEAKLRFFTNFSHELRTPLTLILGPVEDMLASPTDLSPAQRHDLALVRRNTQRLMQLVNQLLAFRKIDVGKMAVRAVEGNLVEFVREIMDVFEKTAQKRNITFRFLPAQPVIFLWFDGDILDKVFFNLLSNAFKYTPDGGRIVVSMQQDVAADTVRISVEDNGQGIAEADQPHILEWFYQGRQQSANSSGLGLALAEGLTRLHQGTLSFRSQPGHGTTFDVTLPLTKPATFLDAPAGHTLTPLTLDTEEEVPLAAVASPADPAAPPAPEPTALIIEDHDELRGFLVQKLQPHFRVSTAADGATGLRLAAETIPDVIVCDVNLPELSGLEVATALKGDWRTSHIPLVLLTARSAPEQQVEGVQAGADLYLIKPFNPTFLLESLRTLLRNRDQQREHFRRQLSGATPTVAPQRVDQKFLADLTAIIEGRLDQPDLSVDGIAHSLGVSRTQLYRKVKALLGIGVNEYIQGLRLTKARQLLLQEGSTVAEVAYQTGFSSPSYFSTAFRGKYEVSPTEFKAMHTPMRT, encoded by the coding sequence ATGGCTGCAGGTGGGTGGTGGGCGATGCTGCTCCTGGTAGCCGGCTGCCAGCCGGTCGCGAAGGAGGCGGTGTACCGCATTGGCTTTTCGCAGTGCACCACCAACGACGCCTGGCGCAAGGCTATGCTGGCTGGTATGCAGAAGGAGCTGAGCTTCCACCCGAACGTGGAGTTTCAGATGCTGGACGCGCACAACAACAGTGACCTGCAGCGCCGGCAGGTGCGGGAGCTGATCCGGCAGCGCGTAGATCTGCTGCTGATTTCGCCCAACCAGTCGGGCCCGCTGACGGAGCTGGCCGAGGCCGCCTACAACCAGGGTATTCCGGTCGTGATTCTGGACCGCCGCACCACCTCGCGCCTGTACACAGCCTACGTCGGCGGCAACAACCTGGAAGTGGGCCGCACGGCCGGCCACTACGCCGCCCAACTGCTGCAGGGCCGCGGGCAGGTGCTCGAAATCACCGGCACGCCCGGCTCGTCGCCCGCCACCGACCGCGACAAAGGCTTCCGGCAGGCGCTGGCGGCACACCCGGGTGTGCAGCTGGCCGCGCAGGTGGAAGGCAACTGGCTGCCCGGCTCGGTAATGGAGCAACTGCCCGCCGTGCTGCGCGCCCATCCCGAAACCAAACTCATCTTCGCCCACAACGACCCCATGGCGCGGGCCGCCTACCAGGTGGCGCGCCGCCTCGGCATCGAGCGGCGCCTCCGCATCATCGGGGTGGATGGGCTGGCCGGCCCCGGCAACGGCCTGCAGCTGGTGGAAGAGGGCATCATCCAGGCCACGCTGCTCTACCAGACCGGGGGCGAGGAAGCCATCCGCACGGCTCTGCGCATCTTACGGCACGAGCCCTTCCTGAAAGACAACGTGCTGGGCACCATGGTCATCGACTCATCGAACGTGACCACCATGCGCACCCAGACCGAGCAGCTGGTAGACCAGCAGCAGGACCTGGAGGGGCAGCAGCGCCACCTGCGCGAGCAGCAGCGCCGCTACGCCAACCAGGAGCTGACCGTGTACCTGCTGCTGGCCAGTTTGCTGGGCGCCGTGGTGCTGGGGGCCCTGGCGTGGCGCTCGTCACGCCTCAACCGCCGTATCCGGCGCATGGTGGAAGGCCAGAACGCCGAAATCAGCGCCCAGCGCAACCAAATTGCCGAGCTGGCCGAGGAGGCCCGCCGCTCCTCGGAAGCCAAGCTGCGCTTCTTCACCAACTTCTCGCACGAGCTGCGCACGCCGCTCACCCTCATTCTGGGGCCCGTGGAAGACATGCTGGCCAGCCCCACCGACCTCTCGCCAGCCCAGCGCCATGACCTGGCTCTGGTGCGCCGCAACACCCAGCGCCTGATGCAGCTGGTAAATCAGCTGCTGGCGTTCCGCAAAATCGACGTGGGCAAGATGGCCGTGCGGGCCGTGGAAGGCAACCTGGTGGAGTTTGTGCGCGAAATCATGGACGTGTTCGAGAAAACCGCCCAGAAGCGCAACATCACCTTCCGGTTTCTGCCCGCTCAACCCGTCATCTTTCTGTGGTTTGATGGCGACATCCTCGACAAGGTGTTCTTCAACCTGCTCTCCAACGCCTTCAAGTACACCCCCGACGGCGGTCGGATTGTGGTGAGCATGCAGCAGGACGTGGCCGCCGACACCGTGCGCATCAGCGTCGAAGACAACGGCCAGGGCATTGCCGAGGCCGACCAGCCGCACATTCTGGAGTGGTTCTACCAGGGCCGGCAGCAGTCGGCCAACAGCTCGGGGCTGGGGCTGGCGCTGGCCGAAGGCCTCACGCGCTTGCACCAGGGCACGCTTTCATTTCGGAGCCAGCCCGGCCACGGCACCACCTTCGACGTGACGCTGCCGCTCACCAAGCCGGCCACTTTCCTGGATGCCCCGGCCGGCCACACGCTCACGCCCCTCACTCTCGACACCGAGGAGGAAGTGCCGCTGGCCGCCGTTGCCTCGCCCGCCGACCCCGCCGCTCCCCCGGCCCCCGAGCCCACGGCCCTTATCATCGAAGACCACGACGAACTGCGCGGCTTTCTGGTGCAGAAGCTGCAGCCCCACTTCCGGGTAAGCACCGCCGCCGACGGCGCCACCGGCCTGCGCCTGGCCGCCGAAACCATCCCCGACGTGATAGTGTGCGACGTGAACCTGCCTGAGCTCAGCGGCCTGGAGGTGGCCACCGCCCTGAAAGGCGACTGGCGCACCAGCCACATTCCGCTGGTGCTGCTCACGGCGCGCAGCGCGCCTGAGCAGCAGGTGGAAGGCGTGCAGGCCGGCGCCGACCTCTACCTTATCAAGCCGTTCAACCCCACGTTTCTGCTGGAAAGCCTGCGCACACTGCTGCGCAACCGCGACCAGCAGCGCGAGCATTTCCGGCGGCAGCTCTCGGGCGCCACGCCCACCGTGGCCCCGCAGCGCGTCGACCAGAAGTTCCTGGCCGACCTCACGGCCATTATCGAAGGCCGCCTCGACCAGCCCGACCTGAGCGTGGATGGCATTGCCCACAGCCTCGGGGTGTCGCGCACGCAGCTCTACCGCAAGGTGAAGGCGCTGCTGGGCATCGGGGTGAACGAGTACATCCAGGGGCTGCGCCTCACCAAGGCCCGGCAGCTGCTGCTGCAGGAAGGCAGCACGGTGGCCGAAGTGGCCTACCAGACCGGCTTCTCCTCGCCCTCGTATTTCTCCACGGCCTTCAGGGGCAAGTACGAGGTGTCGCCCACCGAATTCAAGGCCATGCACACGCCTATGCGCACCTGA
- a CDS encoding arsenate reductase ArsC: MTPKNILVLCTGNSCRSQLLHGYLASLLGARAALYSAGVEVHGLNPRAVRTMAEDGLDISQHTSNHVDEYAAVPFDYVLTVCDHAQEVCPVFPSSARKRHHNFPDPAKATGTDEEVMAQFRQVRDQIKAYAQAFVQEEFA; the protein is encoded by the coding sequence ATGACCCCGAAAAACATTCTGGTGCTCTGCACCGGCAATTCCTGCCGTAGCCAGCTGCTGCACGGCTACCTGGCCAGCCTGCTGGGCGCACGCGCGGCCCTATACAGCGCCGGCGTGGAAGTGCACGGCCTCAACCCACGCGCCGTGCGCACTATGGCCGAAGACGGCCTCGACATCAGCCAGCACACCAGCAACCACGTGGACGAGTACGCCGCCGTACCGTTCGACTACGTCCTTACCGTCTGCGACCATGCGCAGGAGGTGTGCCCGGTGTTTCCGTCGTCGGCCCGGAAGCGGCACCACAACTTCCCCGACCCGGCCAAGGCTACCGGTACCGACGAGGAGGTGATGGCGCAGTTCCGCCAGGTGCGCGACCAGATCAAAGCCTACGCCCAGGCCTTTGTGCAGGAAGAGTTTGCGTAG
- a CDS encoding PAS domain-containing protein produces the protein MPDAYTPDLPSLLPVFDVLPDPYLLLSPELVIEAVNEAYLLVSLSKREDLLGRHILDVFPENPATLEAHAAVNLQASFNQVLATRQPHTMARQRYDIPAPDQPDHFLERYWLPRNVPVLDAEGQVRHILHGVFDETEKVRTEKTLQISQTQEKLLHNAVALQRQQLYDTFQEAPAMICVLEGPQHVYQFVNPPYQALVGDRLLVGRPMAEAVPELAGHAILDLLDNVYRTGKTFRASEMMVQLDQEGSQLQNQEKHYFNLIYKARHTAAGDINGIFVFAYEVTAQVLARQQVQDLNQELAAINDELRASNAEFLLANTELSKTQQQLQLLNQQLEARVAERTHEMQQALHEAEQQRELLRLQQAMLHQILEQVPAAVATLSGPEHRYVFFNEQYQRLVTGRARRGLAVAEALPEVAAQGFINLLDGVFTTGEAFIGTEVPLLLQNSTTGLPEQRYVDFSYQPLFNDGTQTPGILAFIIDVTDKVVAHQQMTTMQAELLAAAQRRLLERENLYQIFEQTPAAVLLLRQPGHVIEYFNPAYGRLFPGRQLRGLTIAEAQPEAVEQGFLALLDRVFQTGETYVGNELPFSVVQPDGQVLPPRYFNFTYQAYREQGQVAGVSVFAFDATEQVLARQQREAQQAELQRIFEQAPVAIAIMRGPNLVLELANQEIIRLWGRTLPQVLGRPFFEALPDTAGQGLEQVLADVVASGTPHSITDMPVTLARAHTGQPTLGYFNFIFQPLYDGDNRPTGLIALGNEVTAQVLARQASEMSAQQLKQLTEALQATNDQLTRTNTDLDTFVYTASHDLKAPIANIEGLLLALREQLPAEALAAAQVTQVLDLMQDSVARFQQTLGYLSDVAMLQLAQTEPTEPLDLAAHIEAVRLDLVPMLLASGGQLLMQVADCPTVYFSPKNLRSILYNLLSNGLKYAHPDRPPVVQVRSICLPGRVQLEVQDNGLGLTQEQQSKLFVMFQRLHTHVEGSGVGLYMVKRIVENAGGSIGVQSQPGTGTRFTITLPLPAR, from the coding sequence ATGCCCGACGCTTATACCCCTGATCTACCTTCCCTCCTACCGGTTTTCGACGTACTGCCCGATCCGTATCTGCTGCTCTCGCCCGAGCTGGTGATTGAGGCCGTAAACGAGGCATATCTGCTGGTGTCCTTATCCAAGCGCGAAGACCTGCTGGGGCGACATATCCTCGACGTCTTTCCTGAAAACCCGGCAACACTCGAAGCCCATGCCGCAGTCAATCTGCAGGCTTCATTCAACCAGGTGCTGGCCACCCGGCAGCCGCATACCATGGCGCGCCAGCGCTACGATATTCCGGCTCCCGACCAGCCCGACCACTTTCTGGAGCGCTACTGGCTGCCGCGCAATGTGCCAGTGCTGGATGCCGAAGGCCAGGTGCGCCACATCCTCCATGGGGTGTTCGATGAGACGGAAAAAGTGCGTACCGAAAAAACCCTGCAGATCAGCCAAACCCAGGAGAAGCTACTGCACAATGCCGTAGCGCTGCAACGCCAGCAGCTGTACGACACGTTTCAGGAAGCGCCGGCCATGATCTGCGTCTTAGAAGGCCCCCAGCACGTTTACCAGTTCGTGAACCCGCCCTATCAGGCCCTGGTAGGCGACCGGCTGCTGGTAGGCCGGCCCATGGCTGAGGCGGTGCCGGAACTGGCCGGCCACGCCATTCTCGATCTGCTCGACAACGTGTACCGCACCGGCAAAACCTTCCGGGCCTCCGAAATGATGGTGCAGCTCGACCAAGAAGGCTCTCAGCTGCAAAACCAGGAAAAGCACTACTTCAATCTCATCTATAAGGCCCGCCACACGGCCGCCGGCGACATAAACGGCATTTTCGTTTTTGCCTATGAAGTAACGGCGCAGGTGCTGGCCCGCCAGCAAGTGCAGGATCTGAACCAGGAGCTGGCGGCCATCAACGACGAGCTGCGCGCCAGCAATGCCGAGTTCTTGCTGGCTAACACGGAGCTATCGAAGACGCAGCAGCAGCTCCAACTGCTCAATCAGCAGTTGGAGGCCCGGGTAGCAGAGCGCACCCACGAGATGCAGCAGGCCCTGCACGAAGCCGAGCAGCAACGGGAACTGCTGCGCCTGCAGCAAGCCATGCTGCATCAGATTCTGGAGCAGGTACCGGCCGCCGTAGCCACGCTCAGCGGGCCGGAGCACCGGTATGTGTTCTTCAATGAGCAATACCAACGCTTGGTAACCGGCCGCGCCCGCCGGGGCCTGGCCGTCGCCGAAGCCCTGCCCGAAGTCGCAGCACAGGGTTTTATCAACCTGCTCGACGGCGTGTTTACTACCGGCGAGGCATTTATCGGTACTGAAGTGCCGTTGCTTCTGCAAAACTCCACCACCGGCCTTCCCGAGCAACGGTACGTGGATTTCAGCTACCAGCCGCTGTTTAATGACGGCACGCAGACGCCGGGAATTCTGGCCTTCATCATCGACGTAACCGACAAGGTGGTGGCGCATCAGCAGATGACCACCATGCAGGCCGAGCTGCTGGCCGCCGCGCAGCGCCGGCTGTTGGAGCGCGAGAATCTGTATCAGATATTTGAGCAGACGCCGGCGGCCGTGCTGCTGCTGCGCCAGCCCGGCCACGTCATCGAGTACTTCAATCCGGCGTACGGGCGCCTGTTTCCGGGGCGGCAGCTCCGAGGCCTCACCATTGCGGAGGCTCAGCCGGAGGCTGTTGAACAGGGATTTTTGGCGCTGCTCGATCGGGTATTTCAGACCGGCGAAACGTATGTCGGCAACGAGCTGCCCTTCAGCGTGGTGCAACCCGACGGCCAGGTATTGCCGCCTCGCTATTTCAACTTCACGTACCAGGCCTACCGCGAGCAGGGGCAGGTGGCCGGCGTATCAGTGTTTGCGTTTGATGCTACCGAGCAGGTGCTGGCCCGCCAGCAGCGCGAAGCCCAGCAGGCCGAGCTGCAGCGGATTTTCGAGCAGGCTCCGGTGGCCATTGCCATTATGCGCGGCCCAAATTTGGTGCTGGAGCTGGCCAACCAGGAAATTATCCGTTTGTGGGGCCGGACGCTGCCGCAGGTGCTAGGCCGGCCCTTCTTTGAAGCGCTGCCCGACACGGCCGGCCAGGGTCTGGAGCAGGTGCTGGCCGATGTGGTAGCCAGCGGCACGCCCCACTCCATCACCGATATGCCCGTGACACTGGCACGCGCCCACACCGGCCAGCCCACCCTCGGGTATTTCAATTTCATCTTCCAGCCGCTCTACGACGGCGACAACCGCCCCACAGGGCTGATTGCGCTAGGCAACGAGGTAACGGCGCAGGTGCTGGCGCGGCAGGCCTCGGAAATGTCGGCCCAGCAGCTCAAGCAGCTGACCGAAGCCCTGCAGGCCACCAACGACCAGCTCACCCGCACCAACACCGACCTCGACACCTTCGTGTACACGGCGTCACACGACCTGAAAGCCCCCATTGCCAATATCGAGGGGCTGCTGCTGGCCCTGCGCGAGCAGCTGCCCGCCGAAGCGCTGGCCGCCGCCCAGGTGACGCAGGTACTGGACCTGATGCAGGACTCGGTGGCACGCTTCCAGCAAACCCTGGGCTACCTCTCCGACGTGGCCATGCTGCAGCTGGCCCAGACCGAGCCCACCGAGCCCCTGGACCTAGCCGCCCACATCGAGGCCGTGCGCCTCGACCTGGTGCCGATGCTGCTGGCTTCTGGCGGGCAGCTGCTGATGCAGGTGGCTGATTGTCCCACAGTGTACTTCTCGCCCAAAAACCTGCGCAGCATCCTCTACAATCTGCTCAGCAACGGCCTCAAATACGCCCACCCCGACCGGCCACCGGTGGTGCAGGTGCGCAGCATCTGTCTGCCCGGCCGCGTGCAGCTGGAAGTACAGGACAACGGGCTGGGGCTGACGCAGGAGCAGCAGAGCAAGCTGTTTGTGATGTTTCAGCGCCTGCACACGCATGTGGAGGGCTCGGGCGTAGGGCTGTATATGGTGAAGCGTATTGTGGAAAACGCCGGGGGCAGCATCGGGGTGCAGAGCCAGCCTGGCACAGGCACCCGGTTCACGATTACGCTGCCACTGCCCGCCCGCTAA
- a CDS encoding sugar porter family MFS transporter, which yields MLPRNVLFWSIVTALGGFLFGFDTAVISGAEKAIQQLWHLSAFEHGFTISIALIGTVIGAIFGGIPSDKLGRRQTLRGIAALYLVSAVGTALAPGWGLFMVCRFLGGLGVGASSVTAPLYISEISPAASRGKLVGLFQFNIVTGILVAYLSNYLLAGLGEHSWRLMLGVQAVPALIFLLLLFRVPESPRWLLLHGRLDEGRQVLARISPGTVDADAAAILTSQADTAHHSESLWAGQYRTPVLLAVAFAFFNQVSGINAIIYYAPRIFEMTGLGQGAALLSSAGIGLVNFIFTLLGVNLIDRFGRRTLMLVGSVGLIATLGLVARAFYTEQFGGVLVPVLLFVYIAFFAFSQGAVIWVFISEIFPNAVRAKGQALGSSTHWVMATAIAFTFPYFAEKLGGGNTFAFFCAMMVLQLVFVWRFMPETKGTSLESAERVLVMH from the coding sequence ATGCTTCCACGCAACGTACTCTTCTGGTCCATCGTCACGGCGCTCGGCGGCTTCCTGTTCGGCTTCGATACGGCCGTGATTTCGGGCGCCGAGAAAGCCATTCAGCAGCTCTGGCACCTGAGCGCCTTCGAGCACGGCTTCACCATTTCCATTGCCCTGATCGGGACGGTTATCGGGGCCATCTTCGGCGGTATTCCTTCCGATAAGCTGGGCCGCCGCCAGACACTACGCGGCATTGCGGCGCTGTATCTGGTGTCGGCAGTGGGCACGGCGCTGGCGCCGGGCTGGGGCCTCTTTATGGTGTGCCGGTTTCTGGGCGGGCTGGGTGTAGGGGCTTCGTCGGTTACGGCGCCGCTGTATATCTCCGAGATTTCGCCAGCGGCCTCGCGGGGCAAGCTGGTGGGGCTGTTTCAGTTCAACATTGTCACGGGCATTCTGGTCGCCTACCTCTCCAACTACCTGCTGGCGGGCCTCGGCGAGCATTCGTGGCGCCTGATGCTGGGCGTGCAGGCCGTGCCCGCCCTGATTTTCCTGCTGCTGCTGTTCCGGGTGCCCGAAAGTCCCCGCTGGCTGCTGCTACACGGCCGCCTCGACGAAGGCCGGCAGGTGCTGGCCCGCATCAGCCCCGGCACCGTCGATGCCGACGCGGCCGCCATCCTCACCAGCCAGGCCGACACGGCCCACCACAGCGAGTCGTTGTGGGCCGGGCAGTACCGCACGCCGGTGCTGCTGGCCGTGGCGTTTGCCTTCTTCAACCAGGTGTCGGGCATCAACGCCATCATCTACTACGCTCCGCGCATCTTCGAAATGACGGGGCTGGGCCAGGGCGCGGCCTTGCTGTCGTCGGCCGGTATCGGGCTTGTGAACTTCATTTTCACGCTACTGGGCGTGAACCTGATTGACCGGTTTGGGCGGCGCACGCTCATGCTGGTAGGCTCCGTGGGGCTGATTGCCACACTGGGGCTGGTGGCGCGGGCCTTCTACACCGAGCAGTTTGGGGGCGTGCTGGTGCCGGTGCTGCTGTTCGTGTACATCGCCTTTTTCGCTTTCTCGCAGGGCGCCGTCATCTGGGTATTTATCTCCGAAATCTTCCCCAACGCCGTGCGGGCCAAAGGCCAGGCGCTGGGCTCGTCTACACACTGGGTGATGGCCACGGCCATTGCCTTCACCTTCCCCTACTTCGCCGAAAAGCTGGGCGGCGGCAACACCTTCGCCTTCTTCTGCGCCATGATGGTGCTGCAGCTGGTGTTCGTGTGGCGCTTCATGCCCGAAACCAAAGGCACCAGCCTCGAAAGCGCCGAACGGGTGCTGGTGATGCACTAA
- a CDS encoding SDR family NAD(P)-dependent oxidoreductase yields the protein MEQRFKNKVCFVTGATSGIGQAVALQMGREGGRVAVLGRDAQDGRAIVREIKAAGGEAIFIRTDVGRDAQLVAAVDKTLAAWGQIDVLVSNAAMMTFEPILKLDPKDWDTLMHVNLRSLFRLTQLCLPHMKQGSIVAVSSVHAHQTTPHVVPYAASKGAMEAFVRGLSQEIPHTHARINAVAPGAVDTPMLWSNPNVKSGKEKITGQVGTPAELAAAICFLASAEASFINGTTLVADGGRLAAL from the coding sequence ATGGAGCAGCGTTTCAAGAATAAAGTGTGTTTCGTGACGGGTGCCACTTCGGGCATCGGGCAGGCCGTGGCGCTGCAGATGGGCCGTGAAGGAGGCCGGGTGGCCGTGCTGGGCCGCGACGCCCAGGACGGCCGCGCCATAGTGCGCGAGATAAAAGCAGCCGGCGGCGAGGCCATCTTCATCCGCACCGACGTAGGCCGCGACGCCCAGCTGGTGGCCGCCGTCGATAAAACCCTGGCCGCCTGGGGCCAGATTGATGTGCTGGTCAGCAATGCCGCCATGATGACGTTTGAGCCCATTCTCAAGCTCGACCCCAAAGACTGGGACACGCTCATGCACGTGAACCTGCGCAGTCTGTTCCGGCTCACGCAGCTGTGCTTGCCCCACATGAAGCAGGGTAGCATTGTGGCCGTCAGCTCGGTGCATGCCCACCAAACCACGCCGCACGTGGTGCCCTACGCTGCCAGCAAAGGCGCTATGGAAGCCTTCGTGCGCGGCCTCAGCCAGGAAATTCCGCACACCCACGCCCGCATCAATGCCGTGGCGCCCGGTGCCGTAGACACACCCATGCTCTGGAGCAACCCCAACGTGAAAAGCGGCAAGGAAAAGATTACCGGCCAGGTAGGCACGCCCGCCGAGCTGGCCGCCGCCATCTGCTTTCTGGCCTCCGCCGAAGCCAGCTTCATCAACGGCACCACCCTGGTAGCCGACGGTGGCCGCTTGGCCGCGCTATAA
- a CDS encoding ArsR/SmtB family transcription factor produces the protein MTHAKTAAFTEEQQQLARVAKALAHPARVAIVQLLASKTTCISGDIAAELPLSRTTVSQHLQELKALDLIRGEIDGLTVCYCLNTELLREVQQQFTAFFLEATSNPACGPADACSC, from the coding sequence ATGACGCACGCCAAAACCGCTGCTTTCACCGAGGAGCAGCAGCAGCTGGCCCGGGTGGCCAAGGCGCTGGCGCACCCGGCCCGGGTGGCCATTGTGCAGCTGCTGGCCTCCAAAACCACGTGCATCTCCGGCGACATTGCCGCCGAGCTGCCCCTGAGCCGCACCACCGTATCGCAGCACCTGCAGGAGCTGAAGGCGCTGGACCTTATCCGCGGCGAGATTGACGGGCTGACCGTGTGCTACTGCCTCAACACGGAACTGCTGCGCGAGGTGCAGCAGCAGTTCACCGCCTTCTTCCTCGAGGCAACCAGCAACCCTGCCTGCGGCCCCGCCGACGCCTGCAGTTGCTAG
- a CDS encoding DUF6428 family protein, with translation MKISEMKHALAGLEAVSFRLPDGTQLPAHFHVTEVGLVSKHFIDCGGVERRETVANFQLWEAGDYDHRLAPQKFLHILQLSEKILGPDDLDIEVEYQQATIGKFGLYFDGTDFQLTTKQTACLAQDACGIPAAYIPLGQLQPAACTPGGGCC, from the coding sequence ATGAAAATATCTGAAATGAAGCACGCCCTGGCGGGCCTGGAGGCCGTCAGCTTCCGCCTGCCCGATGGCACCCAGCTGCCCGCGCACTTCCACGTAACGGAGGTGGGTTTGGTGAGCAAGCACTTCATCGACTGCGGCGGCGTGGAGCGGCGCGAAACCGTGGCCAACTTCCAGCTCTGGGAGGCCGGCGACTACGACCACCGCCTCGCGCCGCAGAAATTTCTGCACATCCTGCAGCTGTCGGAGAAGATTCTGGGGCCTGATGATCTGGACATCGAAGTGGAATACCAGCAAGCCACCATCGGCAAGTTCGGCCTGTACTTCGACGGCACCGACTTCCAGCTGACCACCAAACAGACCGCCTGCCTGGCTCAGGATGCCTGCGGCATTCCGGCGGCTTACATTCCGCTGGGCCAGTTGCAGCCGGCCGCCTGCACGCCGGGCGGCGGGTGCTGCTAG
- a CDS encoding ArsO family NAD(P)H-dependent flavin-containing monooxygenase: MMTPTAVEVLVIGAGQSGLAVGYYLRRAGVSFVLLDEQPAAGGAWRHGWDSLRLFSPADASSLPGWLMPRPPDNSFPARDAVIDYLTQYEARYALPVQRPVRVQDVARTATGYAVRTSHGTWAARAVVCATGTWSQPYIPPYPGRELFAGVQVHSAQYRHATPFAGRRVLVVGGANSGAQILAEVSEVARAIWVTEHAPRFLPDDVDGRVLFQQATQRYHTGQTASPPTLGDVVMVEPVRAARGRGVLHSVRPFRQLTATGVLWPDGRTEDFDAVIWCTGFRPALAFLGGLGVLQADGRVATAGTRATAAAGLWLVGYGSWTGFASATLIGVGRSARATVDEIREFLAAPADRA; this comes from the coding sequence ATGATGACGCCCACTGCAGTAGAAGTTTTGGTAATCGGGGCCGGGCAGAGCGGGCTGGCGGTGGGCTACTACCTGCGGCGGGCCGGCGTGTCGTTTGTGCTGCTTGATGAGCAACCGGCGGCGGGCGGCGCCTGGCGCCACGGCTGGGACTCGCTGCGCCTGTTCTCGCCGGCCGATGCCAGCTCGCTGCCCGGCTGGCTCATGCCCCGCCCGCCCGACAACAGCTTCCCGGCCCGCGACGCAGTCATCGATTACCTCACGCAGTACGAAGCGCGCTACGCCCTGCCGGTGCAACGGCCCGTGCGCGTGCAGGACGTAGCCCGCACGGCCACCGGCTATGCCGTGCGCACCAGCCACGGCACCTGGGCGGCGCGGGCCGTGGTGTGCGCTACCGGCACCTGGAGCCAGCCCTACATTCCGCCCTACCCCGGCCGCGAGCTGTTTGCCGGCGTGCAGGTGCATTCGGCCCAGTACCGCCACGCCACACCCTTTGCCGGCCGGCGGGTGCTGGTGGTGGGCGGTGCCAACTCCGGGGCCCAGATTCTGGCCGAAGTATCGGAGGTGGCGCGCGCCATTTGGGTAACCGAGCACGCGCCCCGCTTCCTGCCCGACGACGTGGACGGGCGCGTGCTGTTCCAACAAGCCACCCAGCGCTACCACACCGGCCAGACCGCCTCGCCCCCTACCCTCGGCGACGTGGTGATGGTGGAGCCGGTGCGCGCGGCCCGGGGGCGCGGGGTGCTGCACAGCGTACGGCCCTTCCGGCAGCTCACGGCCACCGGCGTGCTGTGGCCCGATGGCCGAACAGAAGATTTTGACGCCGTTATCTGGTGCACTGGGTTTCGGCCGGCGCTGGCGTTTCTGGGCGGCCTGGGCGTGCTGCAAGCAGATGGGCGGGTGGCCACGGCCGGCACCCGCGCCACTGCCGCCGCGGGCCTGTGGCTGGTGGGCTACGGTTCTTGGACCGGCTTCGCCTCGGCCACCCTTATTGGTGTGGGGCGCTCGGCCCGGGCCACCGTCGATGAAATCCGGGAGTTTCTGGCGGCTCCGGCGGACCGCGCTTAG